One bacterium DNA window includes the following coding sequences:
- a CDS encoding bifunctional riboflavin kinase/FAD synthetase, protein METIWNLYDYIADAAAVVTVGTFDGVHLGHQQLILRMTEKARSMGRRSLVVTFEPPPQIVVQRKQESSFQLLTTIEEKIVQLRRLGIDTLLIMPFSPSFADMGAEQFVEEVLIDRLRMAEIFIGSSHTFGRGRSGNLALLKTMAQSCHFSVSMVEPVYHGDEMISSTRIRSLLKERRIEEAAQFLGRPYSLQGRVIRGDGRGRQLGFPTVNLKPYSIHKLVPQSGIYLSRFHWEEVHLPAVTYIGMRPTFGLSELVIETHVLDFEEEMAGREITIELLRILRDDIQFETTQQLIEQIHRDVAKSQELFKTSSR, encoded by the coding sequence ATGGAAACCATCTGGAATTTATACGACTATATTGCAGATGCAGCGGCTGTCGTGACGGTGGGTACTTTTGACGGCGTTCATCTCGGCCATCAGCAGCTCATCTTGCGCATGACGGAGAAAGCCCGCTCCATGGGCCGCCGTTCGTTGGTAGTGACCTTTGAGCCTCCACCGCAGATCGTTGTTCAACGGAAGCAGGAGTCTTCATTCCAACTATTAACGACCATTGAAGAAAAGATCGTTCAATTGCGCCGCCTCGGCATCGACACCCTGCTGATTATGCCGTTTTCACCCAGCTTTGCCGACATGGGCGCTGAGCAATTTGTTGAAGAAGTGCTGATCGACCGTCTTAGGATGGCTGAGATCTTTATCGGCAGCAGCCACACCTTTGGCCGCGGCCGCAGCGGCAACCTGGCTTTGTTGAAAACCATGGCGCAAAGCTGCCATTTTTCCGTGTCCATGGTGGAGCCGGTCTATCATGGCGATGAGATGATCAGCAGCACACGCATCCGTTCATTGTTAAAAGAACGTCGCATTGAAGAGGCCGCCCAGTTTCTCGGCCGGCCGTACAGCCTGCAGGGAAGAGTGATCCGGGGAGACGGACGCGGCCGCCAATTGGGTTTTCCGACCGTCAACCTGAAACCCTATTCCATACATAAACTGGTGCCTCAGAGCGGCATCTATTTGAGCCGTTTTCATTGGGAAGAGGTGCATCTGCCCGCTGTCACCTACATCGGCATGCGGCCCACCTTCGGCCTAAGCGAACTGGTCATCGAGACGCATGTACTGGATTTCGAGGAGGAAATGGCAGGCCGCGAGATCACGATCGAGTTGCTCCGGATTCTTCGCGACGATATTCAATTTGAAACGACTCAACAGTTAATCGAACAAATCCATCGGGATGTCGCTAAAAGTCAGGAACTTTTCAAGACGTCCTCACGTTAA
- the rpsO gene encoding 30S ribosomal protein S15, translated as MPLAKEQKAEIVAKYGTSAQDTGSARAQIALLTERINQLTKHFQVHGKDFHSRRGLLRMVGRRRRLLDYLKSKDIALYRDLIQELGIRR; from the coding sequence ATGCCATTAGCCAAAGAACAAAAGGCTGAAATTGTTGCCAAGTATGGCACATCGGCGCAGGATACCGGCAGCGCCAGAGCGCAAATCGCCTTGTTGACCGAGCGCATCAACCAATTGACCAAGCATTTTCAGGTGCACGGAAAAGACTTTCACTCACGTCGTGGTCTATTGCGCATGGTCGGCCGCCGTCGGCGTTTGCTGGATTATCTGAAATCCAAGGACATCGCCCTTTACCGTGATCTGATTCAGGAATTGGGCATTCGTCGATAA